In Terriglobia bacterium, a single genomic region encodes these proteins:
- a CDS encoding molybdopterin-dependent oxidoreductase, with amino-acid sequence MKSTGKFVAFFGLDEPPEKAPKFVRGVPIDKAMDPDTLLATQMNGAALSKHHGYPVRALAPGWIGAASCKWLADIRVLDKEYEGNFMKPGYRCRTTR; translated from the coding sequence GTGAAGAGTACAGGGAAATTCGTCGCGTTCTTCGGGCTGGACGAGCCGCCGGAAAAGGCTCCGAAGTTCGTCCGTGGCGTCCCCATCGACAAGGCAATGGACCCGGACACGCTGCTGGCGACGCAGATGAACGGCGCGGCGCTTTCCAAGCATCATGGCTATCCCGTGCGCGCGCTCGCCCCGGGCTGGATTGGAGCAGCGTCCTGTAAGTGGCTGGCTGACATTCGCGTCCTCGACAAAGAGTACGAAGGCAACTTCATGAAGCCGGGCTATCGATGCCGAACAACCCGGTAA